The Syntrophorhabdaceae bacterium genome contains a region encoding:
- a CDS encoding GNAT family N-acetyltransferase produces MGDLKKTLNPETIAFIGADDREGSVERSVLDNLLSSGGKKLFPVNRDKRKVLHLDCYPSISDITEHIDLAVIALPDELVLNVAAECGKGGVEGAVILSSGPCATTEERIDLEKGLREIRKNYGLRIIGPDSSGIMLPNDRLNATFLPIRPLPGNTAFISQGGTMGSAMCYWGIDNHIGLSMFASLGSMVDVDFADLIDFLQEDYFTRSIMIYLEQIKDARKFLSASRCFARNKPIVVLKPGRYPQTTKIGSGPEIGNDMAYDAAFKRVGIVRAKETEDFFDTAAVLVSKSLPKGSRLAVITNSGGMGIIATDILIEQKGRLAGFSGQGVEALKDIKTDSPRGIGPVVLSARAGIEHYLAALAVCLKEDEVDGALIIYTPSPFCDPCELARQIAGPAMKTAKPLIAVWMGRQYSQEGIEILKKTGIPVYDTPEDAVRAYMYMYNYHRNIMVVNETPEELPENKMRLTNHLRAIIQNAGKEHKEVLTGEEGTQFIRNYGFPLLEKETWEEGTGGSEPAIDEWAVRSMRDIDFGTIILLISMNGKNRYRSGFAVGLPPLNQVLAKRLMEDAEFPWGNESGANLMEEFLINFANFVADFPEIAEVEIEAVVLPDYRVYARAATIQIDGNYRKSDRQYPHLAIMPYPSRYIMPWKIRDGREVLLRPIKAEDEPLIKEMMSALSEETLRVRFFGAMEINHKMLMHFCNIDYDREIAIAVELKERDRKKIIGGGRLIVEPDTEYGQFALLVSDDFQRQGLGEKLLDLTIGIALDKGLPEIYGIVLSENTKMLGLSRKMGFKSTRLPDGITRVALKLN; encoded by the coding sequence ACCGAGCACATCGATCTTGCGGTCATTGCCCTACCCGATGAACTGGTTTTAAATGTGGCCGCAGAGTGCGGTAAAGGGGGAGTGGAAGGGGCGGTTATTCTTTCCTCCGGTCCCTGTGCCACTACGGAGGAGAGAATAGATCTTGAAAAGGGACTGCGGGAGATAAGGAAGAATTACGGTCTAAGGATAATCGGACCGGACAGTAGCGGCATCATGTTGCCCAATGACAGGCTGAATGCCACCTTCCTTCCCATTCGCCCCTTACCGGGAAACACGGCTTTTATCTCTCAGGGCGGCACCATGGGAAGCGCGATGTGTTACTGGGGTATAGATAATCATATCGGTCTCAGCATGTTCGCATCCCTTGGCTCTATGGTCGATGTTGATTTTGCCGATCTCATCGATTTTCTCCAGGAAGATTACTTCACCAGAAGTATCATGATTTATCTCGAACAGATAAAAGATGCGAGGAAGTTCCTGAGCGCTTCACGATGTTTTGCGAGAAATAAGCCTATTGTGGTCTTAAAACCCGGGCGATATCCGCAAACCACAAAAATAGGTTCAGGTCCGGAAATCGGAAACGACATGGCCTACGATGCTGCTTTCAAACGGGTGGGCATAGTGAGGGCAAAAGAGACGGAGGATTTTTTCGATACTGCCGCGGTTCTTGTCTCCAAGTCTCTCCCGAAAGGTTCCAGACTGGCCGTTATCACTAATTCGGGTGGCATGGGCATAATAGCGACTGATATCCTTATAGAGCAGAAAGGCCGCCTTGCCGGGTTTTCCGGACAAGGCGTGGAGGCCCTTAAAGACATAAAGACCGATTCCCCGAGGGGGATCGGTCCTGTCGTCTTATCCGCACGGGCGGGAATCGAACATTATTTAGCCGCATTAGCTGTCTGTTTGAAAGAGGACGAAGTCGACGGCGCCCTCATTATTTATACGCCATCCCCTTTTTGTGACCCCTGTGAGCTGGCAAGGCAGATTGCCGGGCCTGCCATGAAGACAGCCAAGCCGCTTATTGCAGTCTGGATGGGACGCCAATATTCACAGGAAGGCATCGAAATCCTCAAAAAAACAGGCATACCGGTCTATGACACCCCGGAAGACGCAGTCAGGGCGTATATGTACATGTATAATTACCACAGAAATATCATGGTGGTGAACGAGACACCCGAAGAACTCCCCGAAAATAAAATGAGACTGACAAATCATTTAAGGGCAATCATACAAAATGCGGGAAAAGAACATAAGGAGGTCCTTACCGGGGAGGAAGGGACCCAATTTATCCGAAACTACGGGTTCCCCCTCCTGGAAAAAGAGACATGGGAAGAGGGAACGGGAGGTTCGGAGCCGGCCATCGATGAATGGGCGGTAAGGTCGATGAGAGATATCGATTTCGGGACCATAATTCTTCTTATATCGATGAATGGCAAGAATAGGTACCGCTCCGGTTTTGCCGTTGGGCTGCCGCCACTCAATCAAGTTCTGGCAAAACGCTTGATGGAGGACGCAGAGTTCCCTTGGGGAAACGAATCCGGTGCGAACCTCATGGAAGAATTTCTCATTAACTTTGCCAATTTCGTTGCAGATTTTCCAGAGATCGCCGAGGTTGAAATTGAAGCGGTGGTGCTGCCCGATTACCGGGTCTACGCAAGAGCGGCAACGATTCAGATCGACGGCAATTATCGAAAGAGCGATAGGCAATACCCACACCTTGCGATCATGCCCTATCCGTCCCGGTATATCATGCCCTGGAAAATCCGTGACGGAAGAGAAGTATTGTTGCGACCGATCAAGGCCGAAGATGAACCCCTGATAAAGGAAATGATGTCCGCCCTGTCCGAAGAAACGCTTCGTGTGAGGTTTTTCGGCGCTATGGAGATCAATCACAAGATGCTGATGCATTTTTGCAACATAGATTATGATAGAGAGATCGCCATTGCCGTTGAACTGAAAGAGCGCGATCGCAAAAAAATCATCGGCGGCGGACGGCTCATTGTCGAACCCGACACGGAATACGGGCAGTTTGCCCTTCTCGTCTCCGACGATTTCCAAAGACAAGGCCTTGGGGAAAAACTCCTCGACCTCACCATTGGAATTGCATTGGACAAAGGTCTTCCCGAGATTTACGGAATCGTGCTCTCGGAGAATACTAAAATGTTGGGCCTCAGCAGAAAAATGGGGTTTAAATCGACCCGGTTGCCCGACGGAATCACCAGGGTCGCCCTGAAACTCAACTAA